In the Sulfobacillus thermosulfidooxidans DSM 9293 genome, AAGATCAGGCGCAAAAAATTGCGATGTATACCGATCCCCGCGTGCTGCAAGCCAATGAGCGCACGTTATTGTCCTGGATTCGTACCGGTATTGCGCTCGTCACTTTTGGGTTTGTGATTACCAAATTCGGCCTGTTGGAATATCTCGTGGCGCCACAATTCCGCGCTTATTTACCCCGCCATATTCGCATTGGTCCCTATTTGGGCGCGACCTTATCGTTCTTTGCGGTAATGGTGCAAGTGGTGGCCATTGTTCGCTACCGGCGCATTTTTGACGGGTTCCATAAAGGCCTTAATCTCATTGGAGCCCATACTCCTATGGTTTTGGGTGTTGTTATGGTCTTTTTCAGTTTGGTTATTAGCATCTACTTGTTGTTTTAAGAGAGCAATTTTTCCGGTGTGTTCTTTTCTTGTTGTTTTCCAATAAACGGCAACAGATTGAATGCCTTGACATGGTGTAGGGAACATTAGACACGGCAAATGCGCTATTGGGTAAAGAGAAATCAGGGGTTTCTGACCTCGGTGCCGAGAAAATGACAGGTCCTCATACTCATGGGTGTAGCGTGTCATCAACAAAA is a window encoding:
- a CDS encoding YidH family protein, which codes for MGQHHEDQAQKIAMYTDPRVLQANERTLLSWIRTGIALVTFGFVITKFGLLEYLVAPQFRAYLPRHIRIGPYLGATLSFFAVMVQVVAIVRYRRIFDGFHKGLNLIGAHTPMVLGVVMVFFSLVISIYLLF